In Halapricum desulfuricans, a single window of DNA contains:
- a CDS encoding type IV pilin produces the protein MENRSVSPVISVTLMVAVVVILAAVLSVIVLDFSEDLDDPAPNIAETTGEFEAGGNSDEQNVRITHIAGDKVDVEEIEIIVRVSRPNTDNIEVRLIDLPGDGYFSYTLADENILGEDDLIDQGPDGTSRIIVVDDSNVWTAGDTIQFRIAVQEADFRDPPDLDPSNPRADELEVLVIHTESNSILTEYTFNP, from the coding sequence ATGGAGAATCGCAGTGTTTCACCGGTTATTTCGGTAACACTCATGGTAGCAGTTGTGGTTATATTAGCAGCAGTTCTGTCTGTGATTGTTCTTGATTTCAGTGAGGATCTTGACGACCCTGCGCCGAATATCGCGGAAACAACCGGCGAATTTGAAGCTGGGGGTAACAGTGACGAACAAAACGTTCGGATTACCCATATCGCAGGCGACAAAGTGGATGTAGAAGAAATAGAAATCATCGTTCGAGTATCCCGGCCTAATACAGACAATATTGAGGTACGTCTGATTGATCTTCCCGGTGATGGATATTTTTCTTATACATTGGCCGATGAGAATATTTTGGGGGAAGACGACCTGATTGATCAAGGACCTGATGGGACCTCACGGATAATCGTTGTCGATGACTCGAATGTATGGACTGCGGGAGACACAATTCAATTTCGAATAGCAGTACAAGAAGCCGACTTCCGTGATCCACCGGACCTTGACCCCTCGAACCCAAGAGCTGACGAACTTGAAGTACTCGTCATTCATACGGAGTCGAACTCAATCCTCACAGAATACACGTTCAATCCGTAG